The Nematostella vectensis chromosome 11, jaNemVect1.1, whole genome shotgun sequence nucleotide sequence TTCAACAGGCTGTGTTTCTGTTGTTCAAATTACTTTGTACTCCTGTACTGgtacaacaaaacaaagaagGCAACCTAGAGGATTACATAACAAGTtgcttttttttgctgtttttatcATCTTAAATGTTTCCATAACTCGAAAGTATATTCTAGATTTTATTACATGCTTGTTTCTCTTAGACTTTCATTTGCTTTAAcagatttttgttattttctgtGTTGTTTATTTTTGAGCGATTGCGCGCCTATCAATTTTGAGTACTAGAGGTTATCCTTtccgttgttgtttttattatacCATAGGactcttttttataacttGTTCAAAATATTATAAAAGGGTTCCAACAATgatgttattttattattattttttgcagTTCAAAAGCATAGAATGGGTTCTATCCCAACAGTCAGCCAACATTATGCTCGGCTAATATCGAGACGAATGCGCAAAGAAAATCTAGAAAGTGTCATGGTCTCAGAAACTACACAGGAAAACAAAATCAATGAACATGAATATCTAACAAGAACGACTTCTCCAAGACCCAGGAGTGTTTGGGACTTGAATAAATGGTTATTGCCTAGAGGCCATCTTGGTGTTTTAATGGCGAAAACTTCAAACCTTCCGCAGCCCCCGTTGTATGTTGAAGTCAACTTTCCAGAAGAATAAACTTTTAGGTAAAATGTTTGATAGGGTATAGAAGTTAATCATATTATTGATTGTATTTAGAGTTCTTATATATGCATACatattctttttataatcGTATTGTATTCTTTCTTCTTCGGAAACAACAACACCAAAATGACCCGGAACACGCTGTGATCACATGCCATTACCGTGCTTTCGTCTATTGTTATGAGATAGTGGTTGGCTTAGCCTTTCCATCGTCGTTGCTAAACATCAAGAAATTTTGGCGTCACCGTCTTCCCGAAAGTTATTCTTTTATAGTTTTTGCTTAACTTTTAGCATtgaaaaattaaatgttgcacatgtatttgatacccataaaGCATTGCAGGTTACGATGTATGTACAGCCTTACATTTAAAATAGCTATATTAACATACGTCTGCAGCCGAAGGCATGTTGTCCAGAATTGCAGTGTTTGTAAAATGCTGATGTTCTTATATCAGTGCATGTATGTAATTGTCTATCATTTTAAATTGTTTATAGGTCCGAGAATGAGAAAAAGATGAATACAATTGGGAGCAGCACCTGTAAATCCCCCCTGAGGAAGAGGAAACAGTGTTGGACCAAGGAGTGGCATGAGACAATCCCCTAACAGTTAGGAGGTCCTTGTTACCCTGGTTTGACCAGGATAAAATCTTGTGCCACAACAAGAAATCACAAAATGAAACACACATGGATGATATGTTGGCTATGAAAATTCCACATGCACAAACAAAAGTGTAGTCAAAATGTGGAAAAAAGCATCTATAAATGTTATTATCAGGGATGTGGTAttaaatattgtaaaaaaGATGTGTGTAAAATAATCAAGAAATATTTTGTTCAATTATGTAAtgtatatatcttttttttttataaattgtaTATAGGGATACCTGAATAAATCTTAGAAAAATTGAAGAGTGTGATTCAAAGCCTGATTTATCAGGTACTTTGAGTTCTTTAACTTCACCTTTTCCCACATATCTGGTTGCCTTTGTGGGAATAGGAAGTGAAGGAAACTACATCTGAGCATGTGGTAAACCAAGCCATTAACAAGCAGGATATCAACTCACCAAAGAAGACcacaacagaaacaaaataattaagCGGTCCTTGGTATATACATTCAACCCATGTTGAAGACTCTGATGTTCCTTGTGGGTTTACTGTGGTGTTGCAGGTTTCTTGTGATCTCTGTGACCTTATCCTACCCCACCCTCCTTTCAGGGCGGCTTCGCCAAAGGCAGTAGGATAGCAGTGTTTGTTAGGTAATTCTTATAAACATTGAAATTCCCTTTTACTTTCTTGAAATGTGTCTTTGTTTTGTGACATTCTCTCCTTATGTTTACCGTGAAACCCAGTTAAGTAACATTGGATAATCTTAGATACTACCTTGCGGTACGTGAACAGTCCCCCATGCCTTGCAAAATGTACTTGGCTATTTCGAATTTGTTTACTACTCACAGGCTCATATCCCAGCCTGTGAAGGGTTGTCATATAAAATAGCCAAAGCAGCCCatttgaaatatatttttttatttccttttctttttgccaAGGCTTATGTAAAGGATTTTACTAATCGTTTTGCTTGTGGAAtcaatctcgttcccagacGTACCTTGGCATTAAGGTACGCGggccctgggaacgaggttgTGGGTCggtcaaaaacaaaacaaaccgGAAGTGGTAAAGTAATTCCGGTCAGCGGTGTAACCATTAGAGCGGGGGCGCGCGTGACATCATGGGTATTATTATTGCTCATCACAAGAAGAAACACCGACCTAGAATCTCAAATTGTGCCGAGATATAGCACAAAAAATACACCAACATGCCGCTTTTTTCAAGCTCCTCTCCTTACGACCAGGAAGTTGGTGAGAAATAAGCTTAATTCAATGATTTATACTATAGAAGTAGGGATTAAACTAcgtgaaatattattttctcttGGTAGAAAAAGCTACAAGCGAACTAAATACCACCGAAGACTGGCAAATTATCATGGAAATTTGCGATAAAATTCCTCGATCTCCTAACGGGTAGGTCTCATATCAAGGTACTTGACATTCTATTAGTACAATTCTCCTGTGTTTTCCTAAAATATAAGTGCAAATTGTGTTAAAATGTGTTGTTGATCATCTACGCAATTTTTCCATGTCGTTGATAAATTTTGTGTCGCTTTGTTTAGTTTCAACAGTAAAATTCGTTATTACATGAtttctatatatatttttgattAGGCAATTACTCCTTCAGCATAAAATATCCAAGTAAAACTAAGAAAATATTCTACAGACTACATACTGATGTACATATTAGTTACCTTTATTCAACTAGAGACACTTGTTGTCTCTGATGACatgcttgaaaaaaaagctTGCATTTACTATTTACTGTTATATTCCTTAAGGCTTATTTTCACTAGGGAAGGAAAGGGAGAAGAAAGGTGAGACAACATGCTTAAAGCATACATGAAAATCAACGGAAGCAATGGAGcgagaaaggaaaaaaaacacagttcCTTTACTTCCTTGTCCACTTTTGTCTCATTTGTTTCACGCATGCTCAAACTTTGACGTCTCTACTTCCTTTCCCATTTCAATTCTCTTTGCTAGTGAAAAGCCAGCTTACATACAATTATATTCTCTTttacttcctttttttaatgtttaacatctttttattttctcagGCCTAAAGATGCTTTGAGGTCAATTATGAAGAGAGTGATTCACCGGAACCCCCACATTGCCATGCAGGCTCTGACAGTAAGTAATATACAGGTGATGCCTGATAATATAAGCACAAGTAGCTTTGGTCATCATTGAAAACTTTATGGTGACtagaaatcgaaaaaaaaaaagcaattagAAATAAAAATGCAAAACAAATTACTcatgggggtggggcattTGAACACCTTTCGTCTCCACCTGGTACCACAAACCCAAAAATATAcatgaaaaataaacacaatgagatcaagatactcaggcattgGTCTAAGGGATTAATGGTATTGAAGacatgcatccaaccaagatGATAGCAACTACTttttagccaaataatagctcaggTTCTTAGAAAAATCTCAAATTGAAGATCATTCAGAATTGAGCTTCTATCTCTTATGGGCCAGGGATTgggttttttatatatataaataaagaTCATTGATTTGAACAAATTTGATTTTGATCAGATATCGCatgattctttttatccataggtAAGGAATTTCCCTGTCATTAGAACTCATTCTCAATCCAGAGGTCGGGaatttcctgaaaaaaaaaagtgaaacaATGTCAAATTCTCACATCTACTTCCCCTCCGTCTTTACAAAGCCAAGGGGATTCCTGTTCATCCACAGTTTGTCCCaataaaacattgttttttttttgtagctgTTGTCTGCTTGTGTCAATAACTGTGGGAAAGTCTTCCATCTTGAGATTTGTTCGAGAGACTTTGTCAGTGAAGCTAAGAGTATTCTACTCTCAAGGGTAAGACTGTTCCCCTGTATCTCTCAAAATAGAAACCAAGATTCACTAAATGCCGAAAATACTGTAAGAACCTATTTGGTGCACTGATAATTTAAGGTCGTTATTTGGGAAAAAGGGTGTTGTAAAAGCTGTAAATtgaattttcatttttatttgttgttcaGGCGGAGAGTTTTTATTattggttttcttttaaatcACACATCTTTACACTTTTCTAGCATATAACAAAATGCATATCAGTATTGTAAGAAGTTTtcaaaaacagataaaaataagagAGCATTTCTTGAAGTCACTTATAGAGAAATATCTAAAATTATTCTGTACAGTAatgtcttttttattgttgagtGGAAATTGTATACAAAGTAGAGAGTGATTGTTTATTGTCATCCCATTTGTTTATGCAGACCCACCCTAAAGTTATGGACAAGTTTAAGGAGTTGATCAAGGAGTGGGTCAACATGTTCAAAGAGGATCCCCAGCTGAGGTAATGCATTTTGGACTTTTGAGACTCTGGACGCTATACCATTTCAGACACACATGCACCTTGTTCCTACATTACGAGTCATAACTGATTTTTGGTAGATTGTCAATCAGACTTTCAAATTCTTCTTATTAATATGCATCTCTTGAGCTTTATACCAAGCAACCAATTTAACTTGCAGGCGTGTTCCAaagattggctgaggggggtgtgcagtcatagatatcacttggaaaaaccatagtattgaaagattccttaataagagataacccactttttggccgccaaggggggtgttCTCGCACTCTGCGCACCCCTTGTGTATGCGCCTCTGTCCAGTGAATTGCTTTCCTAACTACCTTAAATATACTAAAAACAAGACAAAGCAAGCAATTGAATAAAGTTTGAATTGTTTATGAGCTTTCCAGATTTAGAGTGTATTTGTATATGCACATGTCTTGTCTGATTTTGTGTCTAAAAACAGGTATACAATAGGCagcatttgtaataaaaaaattaacctttttaTAGTGAAATATGTTGTTTTGTGACCTTGACAACGTCCAAAATCCGTGTGTTATTTGGAAATAGTGTGTAGTCCATCAACCATATTAAATATAAGCTTTCTCTTTTTTGGATGGCAAGGTTTCTTACCCCAACCAAAGACTTATTCATACTTACCTCAGTTTGAATGCATAcatcaattatttttaatagtGTTTGTTTCCTGTTTGTATTTTCAGTTTGATTTCTGTGATGTGTGAACAACTTAAGACTGAGGGGGTGGACCTTGGTGTAGTACAGGTAGAtgtaattatgatgataatggtgattatgataatgatgactggTGATGACAGTGATGACGAAGACAGCGATGATTATAGTGTGGTGGTTATGGACATACTATGTAagaaatgatgataataatgatgaccctgatgataatgattatggtTGACATTGAAGACAATTTACAGGTGTTGATGattggtgatgattatgatgatgatgaagatgataatgattatgatgtcaGTGATGACAAGGACAGCAATGATTATAATGTGGTTGTGAAGATACTATGTAAGGAATGATAAAAATGATGAcattggtggtgatgatgatggttgacaTTGAAGACCATTAAACAGGTGTTGATGattggtgatgataatgatgatgatgaagatgataatgattatgtcAGGACAGCAATTGTTATAATGTGGTGGTTGTGAAGATACTATGTAAggaatgatgataatgatgacctTGGTGAGGACCATAAACAGGTGTTGATGATTGGTGACGTTGATGATACTGGTGTTGATTATAATGAATTTGATTATTTGGATATTTGTTAGACAGGACCTTAAAGATAACACAGAGAAAACTGGATACTCACTGATAAATATCCACATAGCAACCAACTGTAATCCAACCAAAATAGCGTTACCCATTTTTGTGTGTTCTATTTAGAGCGTCACTGATAGTTCATATTGATAATGGTCGTTATGTCTCCTGCTACTGAAATGGGCAGGATGATGCAATTGTTGATGTTTTGGTCCTGTGTTACAGACAACCTCCAAAACTAGTAGTAGCAGCAGTAGTAGTATGAAATCCTCACCAGCAAGTTCCTCGGCCGCATCCTCACTATCCCAGGAAGAGGAGGATTTAGCTAGAGGTATGGAAACCTTATGGGCTACacaggcgtgtagctaggtatTGCTGAAAAGGGTACACAGTTATAGGAAAGCAGGATATTTGACAAATCCTTTTATAATAAAGAAATCACCTACCCTCTCATTGATTATGAaggtattgttttttttcataaagaaAATGGGAATGCTTTGTTGTTATCTTGAACAAGATCAtaaacttttgaaaaaaaaatcctcttTAAAACCTGGCCTTGATATGATTGGTGAAGTGTCAATGACAATAACAATGTGTTTTGCGTATGTGTATTGTGTATTTCTGTTGATTTATGGTGAGTTTCATTcaatgtttttcttgttttcagcAATTCAGTTGTCTTTACAAGACTCTGAAGGGTCAAAGGTAGGTATTTTGTTTCGTAATCTTTTTCAGGGAAATGGGAATCTGGGCAGTTTAAAAAGCAGGGTACCAATGTTTATTCACTGTTTTTTTATCCTCAAGTCCTATTATCCTTATTTTTTACCTCAAgttattttttctcttgtgaaattttaatcaaaatgtCTTTGTAGAGTTCAATATGGTAGTGTATCTTCAATTGTAGGGGGAGCATAATCCAAAATTTCCATTTTTAATACAAATCCGAAAATACTCTTACTAAAAAATAGAACACCTACAGTAtggcttttaattttttttttttttttataaaaaaatcagcagTATTTCCCTTTGTTCCAGAggtttttttgctttactcgTCCCCCATTTAAACAACTTCTTACTCAAATTGcttaaattctaaaaaaaaaaaatctgtctAAAAACAGATTACTCATATTCGTACAGTACTATTAATTATAAACCAAAGCCATATGAGGAAGGTACCTTTCAAGTTGCTGAATTCTAAAAGAATCCGTCTTATTGCAAAACAAATTACCATCTTCTGAACACTCTCATTGTTATAACTGTTGCAGCCTAAAGTATCAAGTTTGTACCCATCAGCAAAAGTACCATCGCCAACACCTATTAGAAGGGTGAAGGtaatttgtttgatatttgttttctttgtgtttttgatgttacctttttccagtacaataaataaatgactCTGCTATGTAAGCACTCTTCCATACACAGAACtggtaaaaaaatgtaataagaCTCCAGTCCTCAGATCCTTGAAACACTTATTTGGACATACTAAATGTCaactatgaaaaaaaaaaaaaaaaagaaactgtaAAACATTAACTAATAGCAAATTAGTTATTGTGCTACCTCAGTGTTTTGAAATAGTGCATATTTCTACCCCATCCACGGCTTCCATGTTTTCACTGTCATTTTataaaccatttgactgcacacagCAAGGGAATTGATCGGCCATGGTGTATGATTGACTATAAGTTATTACCTGTTGAGAAAAGGATTGAAGTACTGGCAGTCAGGAAACAAGAATTTGGTCATAAATCAAAATCTGatcagggaaataaatcaGGGTTTAAGTTGTATGCTATATCACTGAGAAAGCAGAGTAGTTTCAGTGACATTTAGAGCATCAGCCTTCTCTTCTGCTCTATGGATCAATGCTTGTAACATCAGTGAAGCTACTGTACTCTGTTTTTATAGTGGCTCAACCTTACATTGTTTATCTTGATTTCACACCACCTTCACAGACTATCTAGTTTTATTAGTAGTCTTGTAGTTATACCAAGTCAACTACTAACTAATGGTTACTTGTTAATGATGAACTTTTTAGATGCAGGAGAGAAAAAAGGTTCGAGCTCTGTATGATTTTGAGGCAGCTGAGGATAATGAACTGACCTTTAAAACTGGAGATATAATATCTATCTTAGATGACAGGTGAGATTCCAGTACTTTCAAATCATGTCTTTattttaaaccttttttttaaatctgagCAATGAAACAATTGCTGAGAATTTTCAGATTTTCTAAAATTCTAATAAAGACCAATTTCTGCAGTGGCAAAATTGGTGGAATTAAAGGCTTTCCAGTTGGTTTTCCAGAAATAGGGATTTCAGGGtattgggattcctgtggttccAAGGAAAAGAGGCTGGGTTGGGAAAGTAAAACAAGTCATTTTCCCATTTATTTACTTAATAATGATCTTCTTTCTTCAGTGATGCTAGTTGGTGGAAGGGAGAGACCCCAAATGGCACAGGATTATTCCCATCAAACTTTGTCACCTCTGATCTTTCAGAACCTCAATCCCCCAGTAAGTACCCTACACCCTTAACACAGAGGTGGATCCAGTATCAGGATcccaaagggggaggggggagcaaagcaagggtttcaagaaagggggccTTGACTAATTGTTCTGCTGTcgatttctttatatttcttgttatttttaagccaaatatcgGAAAATAAAATAGGGGGGCACAGAGTGGCCTGCTTGGCCCACccctagacacgcccctgccCTAGCATACCCATGGCAGTATCCCACTGTACACAGTCCACGCCCTTTTATGTGGCTACATAAATTTTAGACGTTGCCCCATGTTCACTATGCCCTTTCTTCTGTTTATCTGTTCATTGATTATGTTGAAGATCTCCAGATAGCAATGTAACTCCAGTACTTTTATAAACAGCATTTTTTTatggtgtgaatgcagcaAAGGGAATTTTTCAGTCATTGGTTAATATGAAGGCCTACCAACTGTATTTTGTTTACAGCTGTTCGAGCAGAAAAggtagaaaagaaaaagaaggtcCGGTGGGCCGATGCAGCGGCTAGGCAAGAAAATCTCCCTAGTAAGTCTTTGCTTTCAGTTGTTGCTTAAAACTGGCtcataaaataataatgtatGAAATTGCACTTGATGTTTGTAGTTCTCAActaatttctatttttatctTAGAAGAGCAAgttgtaaagccaaaaatTGATGAGGTTAGtatgtgtaaaaatattgttgttcttgcctttttttattcccttttatTCACAATTCAAAAAAAGTGCCCTT carries:
- the LOC5518393 gene encoding signal transducing adapter molecule 2, encoding MPLFSSSSPYDQEVEKATSELNTTEDWQIIMEICDKIPRSPNGPKDALRSIMKRVIHRNPHIAMQALTLLSACVNNCGKVFHLEICSRDFVSEAKSILLSRTHPKVMDKFKELIKEWVNMFKEDPQLSLISVMCEQLKTEGVDLGVVQTTSKTSSSSSSSMKSSPASSSAASSLSQEEEDLARAIQLSLQDSEGSKPKVSSLYPSAKVPSPTPIRRVKMQERKKVRALYDFEAAEDNELTFKTGDIISILDDSDASWWKGETPNGTGLFPSNFVTSDLSEPQSPTVRAEKVEKKKKVRWADAAARQENLPKEQVVKPKIDEDKIEECLSMLKAASVEGDDEQEDAIIDLEYACHSMEEIVNKKIEKSKAKHQDLSSLNEQYLQALALYQKLMKEPLPIPPTPTYNYSTRPQAYGYQPTSVAPPQYQQIYGPPPPAYPQASQLPYSEPSQAAMSAGYSSLGPGQPAYPNHMAASQGATPNGYQPPSQQHLPQAPQQPMSAPQQYYPQHQAQHASYTQGLPPPSGQQYPPQATSGYSSMGSNVPQPQMVYSQQPLL